GCTGGATGGCGGCGGCGTTCGCCATCTCGCGCCGCTCCGCCGCCCGGCTCATGATGGCCTCGGCGAGCCGGCGGAAGGAGTGGGAGAAATCCACCATCTCGGGGAGTGGATTGCGCAGGTCGTCGAGCAACGCGAGGTCGAACTCGCGCCGCTCCAGCGCGTTGAGCGCGTTGGCATAGAAGCCGAAGACCTGGTTGAACGTCTCGAAGCGGCGGCCGAACTGGCGCATCACCGCGGACAGGAGATCGGGATGCACTAGCCCGGCCGCTTCGAGCGCTTCAGCCGAAAGGCGCACCGCGCGGATGGGGGTGAGGGCGTCCACATGGGCGGTGCGGGCGACGCCGGTGAAGGCGGCGATCTCGCCGATCACGGCCGGTGCCTCAAGCTGTGCCAACTGGACGTGCTCGTAGGGGGTGTCGATGGTGACGACGGCCGTGCCCTCGAACACCAGAAGCGCGAAGGTGCCGACATCGCCCCGCCGCAGCAGGCGCGTTCCGGCTGCGACATGCATCCATTCGCCACCGGCGATAAGAGCGCTGAGTTCCGCCATGGGAAACGCCGCGAAATAGGGGTGGCGCGCCATTGCCTGCGCGGCCGCAGACACAAGCTGCGCGATCTTGTCCGGAGCCCCGGGGTCCGGTGCCGTCTGCTGCGTTGCTCCTGGTGTCATCGTCCGCTGCGCGCCCCTCGCGATGCACCACTATAGCGCAGGCCGGGCGGGACGGCCTTACCTCAAACGCGGGAAAGCCGGAGGCCTACTTGATGTGCAACTGGGTGATGGCCCGCGACAGCACGGCGAACAGCACGGCCGTGGACCAGCCGAACAGGAGCATGCCGTTGGCCGCCGTCATAGGCCCGAGGATGCGCCAGGGCCGGGCCGGGATGAGGTCGCCGTAGCCCAGTGTCGTGAAATTGACGAAGGCGAAATAATAGACGTTGTCGATCTCGGTCGCTCCCGTGATCGCATAAAGCTGCGCCCACACCAGCACCTCCAGCAGGTGAAAGACCGTGAGGAGCGTACCCGCGGCGGCCATGACCACGACGAGGGCCTCGATCTTGCGCCGCCCACTGACGTGGCGCGCGGCGTAACGCACCATCTTGATGACGCAGAGGGTGGCCATGGCCTGGATCGCGATGGTGATGACGCTCACCAGAAGACCCGAAATGAACGCCCCGTCCATCCACGTCCCCATCGATTTCCCCGTTTCGTGGGTAGGTCCCAGAACCTGCCTGATGGACCAGTCCGGTCGCGACAGCAAGGGGTGGCGGCGCGCACCCGCCACGCCTTGGCGCGGCGGGTGGTGGAAGCCACGCAAGGAGGTAGGGTGACAGGGTCGCGGTGCCGGCGCATTGATCTTGCGCGGTTTGTGTGTATTTTGCGCCGCAAAATACCCCTTTCCCGGCGGGCCCGAGCCATTCGGACCCGCGTTTTCGTGCTGGACGGCCCATGAAGCTGCGGAACATCGCCATTATCGCCCACGTCGACCACGGCAAGACCACGCTGGTGGACGAGCTGCTGAAGCAGTCGGGGTCCTACCGCGAGAACCAGCGGGTCGCCGAGCGCGTGATGGATTCGAACGACCTCGAAAAGGAGCGCGGTATCACCATCCTTGCCAAGGCCACCTCGGTGGTCTGGAAGGACACGCGCATCAACATCGTCGACACCCCCGGCCACGCCGATTTCGGCGGCGAGGTGGAGCGCATCCTGAACATGGTGGACGGTGCCATCGTGCTGGTGGACGCCGCGGAAGGCCCCATGCCGCAGACCAAGTTCGTGGTCGGCAAGGCGCTGAAGATCGGCCTGAAGCCGATCGTCGCGATCAACAAGGTGGACCGCTCCGACGCCCGGCCGACAGAGGTCATCAACGAGGTGTTCGACCTGTTCGCGGCCCTCGACGCTACCGACGACCAGCTCGACTTCCCCATCCTCTACGGCTCCGGCCGCAGCGGCTGGATGGCCGACAGCCCGGAAGGCCCCATGGACCAGGGCATGGCGCCCCTGTTCGATCTGGTGCTGAAGCACGTGCCCGAGCCCACCGTGGACGACGGCCCCTTCCGCATGATCGGCACGCTGCTGGAGGCCAACCCCTTCCTCGGCCGCATGATCACCGGCCGCATCACCTCCGGCTCCATCAAGCCGAACCAGGCCATCAAGGTGCTGGCGCAGGACGGCTCTCTGGTGGAGCAGGGCCGCGTCTCCAAGATCCTCGCCTTCCGCGGCATCGAGCGCCAGCCCATCGAGGAAGGCGTGCAGGGCGACATCGTCGCTATCGCCGGTCTCTCCAAGGGCACGGTGGCCGACACCTTCTGCGCGCTCGAAGTGACCGAGGCGATGGAAGCCCAGCCCATCGATCCGCCCACCGTCACCATGTCGTTCATCGTGAACGATTCGCCCCTCGCCGGCACCGAGGGCGACAAGGTGACCAGCCGCGTCATCCGCGACCGCCTGTTCCGCGAGGCGGAAGGCAATGTGGCGCTGAAGATCGAGGAATCCACCGAGAAGGACTCCTTCTTCGTCTCCGGCCGTGGCGAACTTCAGCTCGCCGTGCTGATCGAGACCATGCGCCGCGAGGGCTTCGAGCTCGCCGTGTCGCGTCCCCGCGTGGTGTTCCAGAAGGACGAGGCCACCGGCCAGACCCTCGAGCCCATCGAGGAAGTGCTGATCGACGTGGATGAGGAATATTCCGGCACCGTCGTCCAGAAGATGAGCGAGCGCCGCGCCGAGATGATCGAGATGCGCCCCTCCGGCGGCAATCGCCAGCGCCTCGTCTTCTACGCCCCCACCCGCGGCCTCATCGGCTACCAGTCGGAGCTGCTCACCGACACCCGCGGCACGGCCATCATGAACCGGCTGTTCCACGAGTACGCGCCCTATCGCGGCGAGATCGCCGGCCGCACCAACGGCGTGCTCATCGCAAATGCGGCGGGCGAGGCGGTGGCCTACGCCCTGTGGAACCTCGAGGACCGCGGCCCGATGATGATCGAGCCCGGCTGGAAGGTGTACCAGGGCATGCTCATCGGCGTTCACAACCGGGACAACGACCTGGAAGTGAACGTGCTGAAGGGCAAGCAGCTCACCAACATCCGCACCACCTCCAAGGACGAGGCGGTGCGCCTTACCCCGCCGATCCGCATGACGCTGGAGCGCGCGCTGGCCTGGATCCAGGACGACGAGCTGGTGGAAGTGACCCCCAAGTCCATCCGCCTGCGCAAGCGCCTGCTCGATCCCAACGACCGCAAGCGCGAGGAGCGCAAGAAGGAAAGCGAGATGGCCTGAGGGCCATCCGCGACCGGGTTTTGAAGAGGGCAGCGGTTCCGGCCGCTGCCCTTTTTGTTTGGCGGCGACGGCCGTCTGGCGTGCGGACGTGGGCGACTCCCTCTCCCCTTGCGGGCGAGGGTTGGGGTGAGGGGGGTGGCGCCTTTTGCCCCGATGGCTGGTCTTTGCCCCGGCATCCCCCTCACCCCCGGCCCCTCTCCCGCCCCAACTCGGCTGTTGCCGAGTTGGGCTCGCAAAGGTCGAAATCGGCAACAGCCGACTTTGAGGGAGAGGGTAGGCTCTCGTGGCCCCTACCCCTCCACCACTTCCGCCACCCGCTCCGCGATGGCGAGGCAGCTCGTCAGCCCCGGCGATTCGATGCCGAAGAGGTTCACGAGCCCCGGAACGCCATGCACCGCTGGCCCCTGGATGACGAAATCCGGCGCGCGGCCGTCCACGCCGGGGATCTTCGGCCGGATGCCGGAATAGCCCGGGGCCAGGTCTTCCTCCCGCACATCCGGCCAATAGCGGCGGATGGAGGCCATCATGGCGGCCTTGCGGGTGGGATCGACAACGTAGTCCCGCGTGCTGACCCACTCCACATCCGGCCCGAAGCGCCCCTGCCCGCCGAGGTCCAGTGTGAGGTGCGTGCCGAGGCCGCCAACCTCCGGGACTGGATAGATGAGGCGCGAGAAGGGCACCTTGCGCAGGCAGGTGAAGTAGTTGCCCTTGGCCATGGTCTCCTGCGGCACGAGATGGGCGGGCATGCCGGAGATGGCGCGGGCGAGCGCCGGGGCATCGAGCCCGACGGCGTTGACGAACAGCCGGCAGGCGAGCGTCATGGGCTCCGGCCCGCCGGTGGTGAGCACGACGCCGTCCAGCCCCGCCTCGGCGGCAACAACAGGCGAAGAGAGGGCGAGCATCCCGCCCGCCGCCTCCATATCCCCGAGCAGCGCAAGCATGAGGCCATGGGAGTCCACGATCCCGGTGGAGGGCGAATGCAGCGCCGCATGGGCGGAAAGGGCCGGCTCCAGCGCCCGCGCCTCCGCCCCGCTCAGCATCGTCAGATCATCGACGCCGTTGGCCGCCCCGGTCCTGGCGAGCTTTTCGAGATAAGCGACTTCCTCCGGCGTCGCGGCGACGATGAGCTTGCCGATGCGCCTGTGGCCCACCCCGTGGCTTTCGCAGAAGGCGTAGAGCATCTCCTTGCCGCGCACGCACAGCTCGGCTTTGAGGCTGCCGGGCTCGTAATAGATGCCGGCGTGTATCACCTCCGAATTGCGCGAGGAGGTGCCGGTGCCGATGGCGTCCGCCGCCTCCACCAGCACCACTTCCCGGCCCGCCAGCGCCAGCACGCGGGCGATGGCGAGGCTCACGACGCCTGCGCCCGCCACGATGCAGTCCACCTGATCCATTCAGCTCATCCCGTGATCCTCGGCGGGTACCATAGCGCAGGCAGGGCCTGCGGGGAGCGGCTTCCTGGAAGTGCTCCAGCCAGCAACTAGTTGCTATCGGCAGGAGGGGCCGCGATGTCCAATCGGGGGCATGATGACGTCTGCCCCCGCACCCCTCCCCTTTGCCGTAGAGGAAGTCCGCCTCGACCGGGACCGGCGCCGCCTGACCCTCGCCTATGGCGGGACGCGGGCGGAATTCTCGGCCGAGCGCCTGCGGAGCGCCTGCCGCTGCGCCGCCTGCACGGCGGACCGCGCCCGCGACCGCTTTCCCTCAGCCTTCCCGGGCGTGGCGCTCACCGGCGTGGAGCCGTTCGGCGCGCACGGCCTGAACCTGACCTTTTCCGACGGCCACAAGCGCGGGGTCTACCCCTTCGCCTATCTCGCGGCGCTGGCCGCGGAAGCCGCCAACGATCTTCCGGAGATGAACCCATGAGCGCGTTCGACAGCGAGATGAAGACCGAGATCGTCGAGACCGACATCCTCGTCATCGGCGGCGGCACCGGCGGCCCCATGGCGGCCATCAAGGCCAAGGAGAAGAATCCCGGCCTCAAGGTGGTCCTCATGGAGAAGGCCAATGTGAAGCGCTCCGGCGCGGTCTCCATGGGCATGGACGGGCTGAACAACGCCGTCATCCCCGGCTACGCGACCCCCGAGCAATATGTGAAGGAGATCACCGTCGCCAATGACGGCATCGTCCACCAGAAGGCGGTGATGGCCTATGCGACGGGCTCCTACCCGATGATCCAGTATCTGGATTCCATCGGCGTGAAGTTCGAGAAGGACGGCTCCGGCGAATACAATGTCCGCAAGGTCCACCACATGGGCACCTACGTGCTGCCCATGCCGGAAGGCCACCACGTCAAGAAGGCGCTCTACCGCCAGCTGCGCAAGCATCAGGTGCTGGTGACAAACCGCTACATGGCCACCCGCCTCTTGACCGGCACGGACGGCCGCGTCGCCGGTGCCATCGGGGTGAACACCCGCACCGGCGAGTTCCTGGTGATCCGCGCCAAGGCTGTGGTGCTGGCCTGCGGCGCCGCCGGCCGCCTTGGCCTGCCGGCCTCCGGCTATCTCTTCGGCACCTACGAGAACCCCGCGAACTGCGGCGACGGCTACGCCATGGCCTATCATGCCGGCGCGGGCCTCGCGAACCTCGAGTGCTACCAGATCAACCCGCTCATCAAGGATTACAACGGCCCGGCCTGCGCCTATGTCACCGGCCCGTTCGGCGGCTACACCGCCAACAACAAGGGTGAGCGCTTCATCGAGTGCGACTACTGGTCGGGCCAGATGATGAAGGAATTCTACGGCGAGCTGCTGAGCGGCAACGGCCCGGTCTTCCTCAACATGACCCACCTCGCCGAGGAGACCATCTCCGAGATCGAGACCATCCTCCACTCCAACGAGCGGCCCTCGCGCGGCCGGTTCCACGAGAACCGGGGCACCAACTATCGCGAGAAGATGGTGGAGATGCACATCTCCGAGATCGGCTTCTGCTCCGGCCATTCGGCCTCGGGCGTGTGGGTGGACGAGAATGCCCGCACCACCGTGCCCGGCCTCTATGCCGCCGGCGACATGGCGAGCGTGCCGCACAATTACATGCTCGGTGCCTTCGTGAACGGCGGCATCGCGGGTGAGGATGCGGCGGACTATTGCGCCTCCACCGATCTGCCCGTCTATGACGCCGCCGACGTGGCCTGCGAGCAGGCCCGCGTGATGGCGCCCACCCGTCGCGATGACGGACTTACTCCCTTCGAGATGGAGTACAAGGCCCGCCGCCTCGTGAACGACTATCTCCAGCCGCCGAAGGTGACGGCCAAGTACAAGATCGGCCAGGCCCGGCTCGCCGAGGTGCGCGACGATCTTTCGGCCCTGTGCGTGAAGGATCCGCATGAATTGATGCGGGCGCTGGAGCTGCAATCCATCCTCGATTGCGCCGACATGGCCGCCGCCGCCTCGCTCTACCGCACCGAGAGCCGGTGGGGCCTCTACCACTGGCGCGTCGATCACCCCGCCACCGACAACGAGAACTGGTTCTGCCACACCCTCCTCTACAAGGACGAGATGGGCCGCATGGCGCACAAGAAGCGCGCGGTGGACCCCTATGTCGTCGAGATCGATGAGGACGAGATGGGCGCCTACCACCAGCTGCGCACGCCGGCCATCGCCGCTGAGTGAGCCTCACACCCCGAATTCCGGAGCTGCCCCATGCCTTTCGCCAATCACACCACCTCCGTGCCCGTGACCGTCGATGACGACAAGTGCATCGCCGAGAAGGGCTGCCGCGTCTGCATCGACGTGTGCCCCCTCGACGTGCTCGCCATCAACCCGGCCTCGGGCAAGGCGCACATGAAGTATGACGAGTGCTGGTATTGCATGCCGTGCGAGGTGGATTGCCCCACCGGCGCGGTGAAGGTCGAAATCCCCTATCTGCTGCGGTGAGCGCCATGGCCATCTTCGACGATTTCGACGACGATCTCGACGCCGTGGCGGATCGCGCCCGCGACCCCGATGCCGGCATCCGCCGCGTGGCCATGCTGGGTCTCGCCGAGAGCGTGGACCCGGGCGCGGTGGACCTGCTGCTCGCCGGCCTGAAGGACGCCGATGCCGGCGTGCGGGAAGCCGCCGCCAAGTCCCTGGACGAGCATTCCGGCCTGCCGGCCGCCCTCGGCCTCATCGATGCCCTGGACGACGCGGAGGAGGCGGTGCGCCTCGCGGCTGCCGAGAGCCTCGCCGACAAGAAGGAGCCGGCCTCCGCCCCCCGCCTCATCGAGCGGGCACAGGAGACGGGCGGTGCGTGCTCGGCCTTCGTCCGCGCCTCGGCGCTCCGGGCGCTGCGCGACATGCAGGACCCCTCGGCCATGCCGGTGGCTCTTGCCGCCCTCACCGACCCGGAGATCGCCGTGCGGCGCGAGGCGCTGGGCGTTCTCGGCTATCTGAAGGCGGATGCCGCGCTCCCCGCGCTGCTGCTCGCCGCCACCGACCCGGAAGCGGCAGTGCGACGGGCGGTGATGGCGGCCCTCGTGTTCGTGAAGAGCGGCACGGCGGGCGTGCCCGCGCTCATCGCCGGGCTCAAGGACGGCCACTGGCAGGTGCGTGAGGAAGCCGCCTATTCCATCGGCAAGGCCAAGATCCAGGAGGCGGTGGCCCCCCTGATCGTCGCCGCCAATGACGACGCCTGGCAGGTCAAGGCCAAGGCCGTGAACGCGCTCGGCAAGCTGAAGGCCCGCGCCGCCGTGCCCGTTGTTGCCGAAGCGCTGGGCGACCAGTTGTCCAACGTCCGCAAGGAGGCCGCCGCGGCGCTGGGCGAGATCGCCGATCCCGCCGCCGTGCCCGCGCTCGAAGCCGTCTATGACGATCCCGACCCGGACGTGCGCAAGCTGGTGCGCTGGGCCATCGACCGCTGCCGCGCGGCCTGAGTCGATCGGCTCTGTGGCACCCCGGCCTGCGCCCGGTCATGAAACCGAACCGGGCCGGCCGTACTTCTCCAATCTGAGCCGGAGCGCCAGAGTGCTCCGGCAGAGCGGGAGAAGGCGCCGATGGCGGAGCAGGAACTGGCGGAGCAGGAACGCGAGCGGCTGAAGACCGGGCCTGTGTGGTGGCAGTCCGGCGTGGTCTACCAGATCTATCCCCGCTCGTTTCAGGATTCGAACGGCGACGGGGTGGGCGACATTCCGGGCATCATCTCCCGGCTTCCCTATCTCGCCGACCTTGGCGTCGATGCCATCTGGATCTCCCCCATCTATCCCTCGCCCATGGCCGATTTCGGCTATGACGTGGCCGATTACACCGCCATCCATCCCCTGTTCGGGACGCTCGATGACTTCGACCGGCTGGTTGAGGAAGCCCATGCGCGGGGGCTGAAGATCATCCTCGATTTCGTGCCCAACCACTCCTCGCAGGAGCATCCGTGGTTCAAGGCGTCGCGCTCGTCCAAGGACGACCCCAAGCGCGACTGGTACATCTGGCGCGATCCCG
The nucleotide sequence above comes from Xanthobacter flavus. Encoded proteins:
- a CDS encoding potassium channel family protein, whose protein sequence is MDGAFISGLLVSVITIAIQAMATLCVIKMVRYAARHVSGRRKIEALVVVMAAAGTLLTVFHLLEVLVWAQLYAITGATEIDNVYYFAFVNFTTLGYGDLIPARPWRILGPMTAANGMLLFGWSTAVLFAVLSRAITQLHIK
- the typA gene encoding translational GTPase TypA, translating into MKLRNIAIIAHVDHGKTTLVDELLKQSGSYRENQRVAERVMDSNDLEKERGITILAKATSVVWKDTRINIVDTPGHADFGGEVERILNMVDGAIVLVDAAEGPMPQTKFVVGKALKIGLKPIVAINKVDRSDARPTEVINEVFDLFAALDATDDQLDFPILYGSGRSGWMADSPEGPMDQGMAPLFDLVLKHVPEPTVDDGPFRMIGTLLEANPFLGRMITGRITSGSIKPNQAIKVLAQDGSLVEQGRVSKILAFRGIERQPIEEGVQGDIVAIAGLSKGTVADTFCALEVTEAMEAQPIDPPTVTMSFIVNDSPLAGTEGDKVTSRVIRDRLFREAEGNVALKIEESTEKDSFFVSGRGELQLAVLIETMRREGFELAVSRPRVVFQKDEATGQTLEPIEEVLIDVDEEYSGTVVQKMSERRAEMIEMRPSGGNRQRLVFYAPTRGLIGYQSELLTDTRGTAIMNRLFHEYAPYRGEIAGRTNGVLIANAAGEAVAYALWNLEDRGPMMIEPGWKVYQGMLIGVHNRDNDLEVNVLKGKQLTNIRTTSKDEAVRLTPPIRMTLERALAWIQDDELVEVTPKSIRLRKRLLDPNDRKREERKKESEMA
- a CDS encoding NAD(P)/FAD-dependent oxidoreductase, with the translated sequence MDQVDCIVAGAGVVSLAIARVLALAGREVVLVEAADAIGTGTSSRNSEVIHAGIYYEPGSLKAELCVRGKEMLYAFCESHGVGHRRIGKLIVAATPEEVAYLEKLARTGAANGVDDLTMLSGAEARALEPALSAHAALHSPSTGIVDSHGLMLALLGDMEAAGGMLALSSPVVAAEAGLDGVVLTTGGPEPMTLACRLFVNAVGLDAPALARAISGMPAHLVPQETMAKGNYFTCLRKVPFSRLIYPVPEVGGLGTHLTLDLGGQGRFGPDVEWVSTRDYVVDPTRKAAMMASIRRYWPDVREEDLAPGYSGIRPKIPGVDGRAPDFVIQGPAVHGVPGLVNLFGIESPGLTSCLAIAERVAEVVEG
- a CDS encoding DUF971 domain-containing protein, whose translation is MTSAPAPLPFAVEEVRLDRDRRRLTLAYGGTRAEFSAERLRSACRCAACTADRARDRFPSAFPGVALTGVEPFGAHGLNLTFSDGHKRGVYPFAYLAALAAEAANDLPEMNP
- a CDS encoding fumarate reductase/succinate dehydrogenase flavoprotein subunit; translated protein: MSAFDSEMKTEIVETDILVIGGGTGGPMAAIKAKEKNPGLKVVLMEKANVKRSGAVSMGMDGLNNAVIPGYATPEQYVKEITVANDGIVHQKAVMAYATGSYPMIQYLDSIGVKFEKDGSGEYNVRKVHHMGTYVLPMPEGHHVKKALYRQLRKHQVLVTNRYMATRLLTGTDGRVAGAIGVNTRTGEFLVIRAKAVVLACGAAGRLGLPASGYLFGTYENPANCGDGYAMAYHAGAGLANLECYQINPLIKDYNGPACAYVTGPFGGYTANNKGERFIECDYWSGQMMKEFYGELLSGNGPVFLNMTHLAEETISEIETILHSNERPSRGRFHENRGTNYREKMVEMHISEIGFCSGHSASGVWVDENARTTVPGLYAAGDMASVPHNYMLGAFVNGGIAGEDAADYCASTDLPVYDAADVACEQARVMAPTRRDDGLTPFEMEYKARRLVNDYLQPPKVTAKYKIGQARLAEVRDDLSALCVKDPHELMRALELQSILDCADMAAAASLYRTESRWGLYHWRVDHPATDNENWFCHTLLYKDEMGRMAHKKRAVDPYVVEIDEDEMGAYHQLRTPAIAAE
- a CDS encoding 4Fe-4S dicluster domain-containing protein, with product MPFANHTTSVPVTVDDDKCIAEKGCRVCIDVCPLDVLAINPASGKAHMKYDECWYCMPCEVDCPTGAVKVEIPYLLR
- a CDS encoding HEAT repeat domain-containing protein; the protein is MAIFDDFDDDLDAVADRARDPDAGIRRVAMLGLAESVDPGAVDLLLAGLKDADAGVREAAAKSLDEHSGLPAALGLIDALDDAEEAVRLAAAESLADKKEPASAPRLIERAQETGGACSAFVRASALRALRDMQDPSAMPVALAALTDPEIAVRREALGVLGYLKADAALPALLLAATDPEAAVRRAVMAALVFVKSGTAGVPALIAGLKDGHWQVREEAAYSIGKAKIQEAVAPLIVAANDDAWQVKAKAVNALGKLKARAAVPVVAEALGDQLSNVRKEAAAALGEIADPAAVPALEAVYDDPDPDVRKLVRWAIDRCRAA